The following proteins are co-located in the Rhea pennata isolate bPtePen1 chromosome 2, bPtePen1.pri, whole genome shotgun sequence genome:
- the LOC134137284 gene encoding cytochrome b5, with protein MVGSEEAGSEPWRGRYYRLEEVQKHNNSQSTWFILHNRIYDVTKFLEEHPGGEEVLREQAGGDATENFEDVGHSTDARALSETFIVGELHPDDRGKLQKPTETLITTEQSDSSSWSNWVIPAIAAIIAALMYRSYMSE; from the exons ATGGTGGGGTCCGAGGAGGCCGGGAGCGAGCCGTGGCGGGGCCGCTACTACCGGCTGGAGGAGGTGCAGAAGCACAACAACAGCCAGAGCACCTGGTTCATCCTGCATAACCGCATCTACGACGTCACCAAGTTCCTGGAGGAG CACCCAGGAGGTGAAGAGGTCCTCAGGGAGCAAGCTGGAGGAGATGCTACTGAGAACTTTGAAGATGTTGGCCACTCCACAGATGCAAGGGCACTATCAGAGACATTTATTGTTGGAGAGCTTCATCCA GATGATAGAGGGAAGCTTCAGAAACCAACA GAAACTCTTATTACCACTGAGCAGTCTGATTCCAG TTCATGGTCCAACTGGGTGATCCCAGCAATCGCAGCTATTATTGCAGCCCTAATGTATCGTTCCTACATGTCAGAGTAA